The following are encoded in a window of Magnolia sinica isolate HGM2019 chromosome 11, MsV1, whole genome shotgun sequence genomic DNA:
- the LOC131218206 gene encoding UPF0481 protein At3g47200-like, whose translation MEKHMITIARRFILYNKSKLEQDTTQVMDNLFKEVMNVVAEARKFYAAEIMSKLRDEAFARMMFLDGCFVLYFIQGMNRGNIDLEISNRLILLIVRDMFLLENHLPFLVLDALMSLRFDSNKKLKGKIVKFIEWEVLLPMGLSFFIPHWWFTGRRDDDPLHLLDALRTMLLGSHPSDPNKKYRYRLHNFGSVMELKEVEAKESVRLLRLLEGVVEKSDSGYLTEIRFKEDFFFPQLLLPQIIINDATISHLLNLTAFEMCSDTHSCYGVTSYMCFLNTLINDGVDVKEILSKHILHHALDKVACLFNEWPIEGMNDLYVYFEVKERIYSHRHYNVKVSIARVLHTYFKSPWTAISFVAAVLLLLFTAIQTGFAAFPRH comes from the coding sequence ATGGAGAAGCATATGATCACAATAGCTAGGCGATTCATCTTGTACAACAAATCAAAGTTGGAGCAAGACACAACTCAAGTGATGGACAATCTCTTCAAGGAGGTTATGAATGTGGTAGCTGAGGCGAGAAAGTTCTACGCTGCTGAGATAATGTCCAAACTAAGGGATGAAGCTTTTGCACGCATGATGTTCTTGGATGGTTGTTTCGTTTTATATTTCATCCAAGGCATGAATAGAGGAAACATCGACTTAGAAATAAGCAATCGTCTCATTCTTCTCATTGTTCGAGACATGTTCTTGCTCGAAAACCATCTTCCATTTTTAGTCCTTGATGCTTTGATGAGCTTGAGATTTGATTCtaataagaaattgaaaggaaagatCGTGAAATTCATCGAATGGGAAGTCCTACTTCCCATGGGATTATCATTCTTTATCCCTCACTGGTGGTTTACTGGAAGAAGAGATGATGACCCGCTTCACCTCCTTGACGCTCTCCGGACCATGTTGCTGGGCTCTCATCCCTCAGATCCGAACAAAAAATACAGGTACAGGCTACATAACTTCGGCTCCGTTATGGAACTCAAGGAAGTTGAAGCCAAAGAGTCTGTGAGGCTCCTTCGGCTTCTGGAGGGAGTGGTCGAGAAGAGCGACAGTGGATATTTGACCGAAATCCGTTTTAAGGAAGACTTCTTCTTCCCACAACTATTGCTTCCACAAATCATCATCAACGATGCCACCATATCTCATCTGCTGAACTTGACAGCCTTTGAGATGTGCTCTGACACTCATTCCTGCTACGGTGTTACCTCCTACATGTGCTTTCTTAATACTCTCATCAACGATGGCGTTGACGTGAAGGAGATCTTGTCTAAGCACATACTCCACCACGCCCTCGACAAGGTGGCATGTCTATTCAACGAGTGGCCGATTGAAGGGATGAATGATCTCTATGTGTACTTCGAGGTCAAGGAACGCATATACTCACATCGTCATTATAATGTGAAGGTATCAATAGCTAGAGTTTTGCACACCTATTTCAAGAGCCCATGGACTGCCATCTCCTTTGTTGCTGCAGTTCTCCTTCTCCTCTTCACTGCCATTCAGACGGGCTTTGCCGCATTCCCTCGACATTAA